In Brassica rapa cultivar Chiifu-401-42 chromosome A06, CAAS_Brap_v3.01, whole genome shotgun sequence, a single window of DNA contains:
- the LOC103871135 gene encoding trichohyalin, with translation MFSFSSPLHLRARVGLSMEMKYPFQSRTRSVRCFPTAVYWNLKEPIMFRISNSLSSLNSIRELEFKSSATVRSMYNVVENHSREDKQRILKMQAMEKETEAADIKMKEEERRRKIGLANKGKVPWNKGRKHTEDTRRRIKQRTIEALRNPKVRDKMTEHQQPHSDETKEKIRASLKQVWVERSRSKRLKEKFISVWSENIAEAARKGGSGEAELNWDSYEKSKRVMSSEQLQLSEEKARTREQTKMRREEAKTEKMRRVVERKKERQERDQREVKTRKPKQNKENATIASRSKLKKKLTKIHKKKTSLAKVAIVKDSVVSVAAKLENLDLELIKKERTRGEISLADQIHAAKSLRGNDILSRVGLFAMKSMDFD, from the exons atgttttcattttcttcccCGCTGCATCTCCGTGCCAGAGT agGGTTATCGATGGAGATGAAATACCCATTTCAATCTAGAACTCGAAGTGTTCGGTGTTTCCCAACTGCAGTTTACTGGAATCTCAAAGAACCCATCATGTTCAGGATTTCAAACTCACTTTCTTCTTTGAATTCTATCAGAGAATTGGAATTTAAATCTTCTGCTACTGTACGCTCAATGTACAATGTAGTTGAGAATCACAGCAGAGAAGACAAGCAACGTATTTTAAAGATGCAGGCTATGGAGAAAGAGACTGAAGCTGCTGATATCAAGATGAAGGAAGAGGAAAGGAGAAGGAAGATTGGGTTAGCAAATAAAGGAAAGGTGCCATGGAACAAAGGAAGGAAACACACTGAAG ACACTCGAAGACGAATCAAGCAGAGAACAATTGAAGCTTTGAGAAATCCCAAG GTTCGGGATAAGATGACTGAGCATCAACAACCACACAG TGATGAAACCAAGGAGAAGATAAGAGCTTCACTGAAACAAGTTTGGGTTGAAAGATCAAGATCAAAGCGATTAAAGGAGAAGTTTATCTCAGTGTGGTCAGAGAACATTGCAGAAGCTGCAAGGAAAGGAGGAAGTGGTGAAGCGGAGCTCAATTGGGACAGCTACGAAAAATCTAAACGAGTGATGTCATCTGAGCAGCTTCAGTTGTCTGAAGAGAAGGCAAGAACAAGGGAACAAACCAAGATGAGAAGAGAAGAAGCCAAGACAGAGAAGATGAGGAGAGTTGTAGAAAGGAAGAAAGAACGCCAAGAGAGAGACCAAAGAGAAGTAAAGACTAGAAAACCAAAGCAGAACAAGGAGAATGCAACCATTGCCTCACGTTCTAAACTGAAGAAGAAACTCACAaag ATTCACAAGAAGAAAACAAGTCTTGCTAAAGTCGCTATTGTAAAGGATAGTGTAGTTTCAGTTGCAGCCAAGCTGGAGAATCTGGACTTGGAACtgataaagaaagagagaacAAGGGGAGAAATCTCTCTTGCTGATCAGATCCATGCAGCTAAAAGCCTACGAGGAAATGATATTTTGTCAAGGGTTGGTCTTTTTGCCATGAAATCAATGGACTTCGATTAG
- the LOC103871138 gene encoding UBP1-associated protein 2C gives MDMLKKRRLDENGNGILNDAHITRLTPHDARKLIERFSTDQLLDILQNAVARHPDVLELVRSTADADITQRKLFIRGLAAETTTEGLRSLFSTYGDLEEAIVILDKVTAKSKGYGFVTFRHVDGALLALKDPSKKIDGRVTVTQLAAAGNQGGGGAAAAANGSDVSMRKIYVANVPVDMPADRLLNLFLAYGEIEEGPLGFDKVTGKSRGFALFVYKSPEGAQSALADPTKVIDGKHLQCKLAIDGKKGKPPGGGPGKDVAAGPGNGHGHGHGNGMGVAPPPGPYGPAVGGPGGMGGYNGYSGGPPPHQMNHTPSSMGGGPGGYAGAYGGAYAGHYGGYGGPGSGGYGLGTGPGAGSGPYRMPPSSMGGSGGYPESGHYGHSSASAYPGQHQPVGSSAAPRVPPGGMYPNGPPHY, from the coding sequence ATGGACATGTTGAAGAAGCGAAGGCTCGACGAGAACGGCAACGGTATCCTCAACGACGCGCACATTACCCGATTGACGCCGCACGACGCGAGGAAGCTCATCGAGCGATTCTCCACCGATCAGCTCCTCGACATCCTACAAAACGCCGTCGCTCGGCACCCCGACGTCCTCGAGCTCGTCAGATCAACCGCCGACGCGGACATCACTCAGAGGAAGCTCTTTATCCGCGGCCTCGCGGCGGAGACCACGACGGAAGGTCTCCGATCGCTTTTCTCCACCTACGGAGACCTCGAGGAGGCGATCGTGATTCTCGATAAGGTGACGGCGAAGTCGAAGGGGTACGGGTTCGTGACGTTTAGGCACGTGGACGGGGCGCTTCTCGCGTTGAAGGATCCGTCGAAGAAGATCGACGGGCGCGTGACGGTCACGCAGCTCGCGGCGGCTGGGAATCAAGGTGGGGGTGGTGCTGCGGCGGCGGCGAATGGTTCGGATGTGTCGATGAGGAAGATTTATGTGGCGAATGTGCCGGTTGATATGCCTGCGGATAGGTTGTTGAATCTGTTTTTGGCGTATGGGGAGATTGAGGAAGGTCCTTTGGGGTTTGATAAGGTTACTGGGAAGTCTAGAGGGTTTGCTTTGTTTGTGTATAAGAGTCCTGAAGGTGCTCAGTCGGCGCTTGCTGATCCTACTAAGGTGATTGATGGGAAGCATTTGCAGTGTAAGTTGGCTATTGATGGTAAGAAGGGGAAGCCACCAGGTGGTGGTCCGGGTAAAGATGTTGCTGCTGGGCCTGGGAATGGTCATGGTCATGGGCATGGTAATGGAATGGGTGTGGCTCCTCCTCCTGGACCTTATGGGCCAGCTGTTGGTGGTCCTGGTGGGATGGGTGGTTACAATGGGTACTCAGGAGGACCGCCACCGCATCAGATGAATCACACACCATCATCTATGGGCGGTGGACCAGGTGGATATGCAGGTGCGTATGGAGGTGCATATGCTGGTCATTATGGTGGATACGGTGGTCCAGGATCTGGGGGTTATGGTCTTGGTACAGGCCCTGGTGCTGGAAGTGGTCCGTATAGAATGCCACCGAGTTCGATGGGTGGTAGTGGTGGTTATCCTGAGAGCGGGCACTATGGGCATTCATCAGCTTCAGCGTATCCTGGACAGCATCAGCCTGTTGGTTCCTCCGCAGCTCCGAGAGTTCCTCCTGGAGGAATGTACCCCAACGGTCCACCACATTACTGA
- the LOC117125895 gene encoding osteocalcin 2, which translates to MPPTIRRTNNKKESPPPKKNIEPAKKNLRRNPGASPNPADPSPADPTPAASPTQSDSESTQSEEAAGSQVPPMANTQDPPVTPLSRWLEEQSNHTCFTSNWSSTGSPISSPQGENELENDGENDPEQMEKVDTNKKATKEGKNELEVMAANAEKVKKEATEEVNKDVEDSPEDGEALTRPKRLAKPN; encoded by the exons ATGCCACCTACAATCAGAAGAACTAATAACAAGAAGGAATCTCCACCGCCGAAGAAGAACATCGAACCAGCAAAGAAGAA TCTGCGACGCAATCCGGGTGCTTCTCCTAATCCGGCGGACCCTTCTCCGGCGGACCCTACTCCGGCTGCTTCTCCTACTCAGTCCGACAGTGAGTCAACACAGTCAGAAGAGGCGGCGGGGTCACAAGTACCTCCAATGGCGAACACACAAGACCCTCCGGTTACACCTCTTTCCAG ATGGCTGGAGGAGCAATCAAACCACACATGTTTTACTTCCAACTGGTCGAGTACGGGAAGCCCTATAAGCTCTCCTCAAG GCGAGAATGAGCTCGAGAATGATGGCGAGAATGATCCTGAGCAGATGGAAAAGGTTGACACTAATAAAAAGGCCACAAAGGAGGGTAAGAACGAGCTTGAAGTTATGGCAGCAAATGCCGAGAAGGTTAAGAAGGAAGCTACAGAGGAAGTGAATAAAGATGTTGAAGATTCACCGGAGGATGGAGAGGCCTTGACAAGGCCGAAGAGGTTGGCAAAGCCTAACTAG
- the LOC103871139 gene encoding malate dehydrogenase 1, mitochondrial, with translation MFRSVIVRSSSSAKQSLLRRSFSSSVPERKVAILGAAGGIGQPLALLMKLNPLVSSLSLFDIANTPGVAADVGHINTRSEVVGYMGDDELAKALEGADLVIIPAGVPRKPGMTRDDLFNINAGIVKNLCSAIAKYCPHALVNMISNPVNSTVPIAAEIFKKAGMYDEKKLFGVTTLDVVRAKTFYAGKANVPVAEVNVPVIGGHAGVTILPLFSQATPQANLSNDVLTALTKRTQDGGTEVVEAKAGKGSATLSMAYAGALFADACLKGLNGVPDVVECSYVQSTITELPFFASKVRLGKNGVEEVLDLGPLSDFEKQGLEALKPELKSSIEKGVKFANQ, from the exons ATGTTCAGATCCGTCATCGTCCGTTCCTCTTCATCGGCGAAGCAATCGCTTCTCCGCCGCAGCTTCTCCTCCTCCGTCCCCGAGCGCAAAGTCGCCATCCTCGGCGCCGCCGGTGGAATCGGGCAGCCTCTGGCTCTCCTCATGAAGCTCAACCCCCTCGTCTCTAGCCTCTCTCTATTCGATATCGCAAACACCCCTGGAGTCGCCGCTGATGTCGGTCACATCAACACCAGATCTGAG GTGGTTGGATACATGGGAGATGATGAATTGGCAAAAGCTCTTGAAGGAGCTGACCTCGTTATCATCCCTGCTGGTGTCCCCAGGAAGCCTGGTATGACCCGTGATGATCTTTTCAACATCAACGCTGGTATTGTCAAGAACCTTTGCTCTGCCATCGCCAAGTACTGCCCTCAT GCACTTGTTAACATGATCAGCAACCCAGTGAACTCCACTGTTCCAATTGCAGCTGAGATATTCAAGAAGGCTGGTATGTACGATGAGAAGAAGTTGTTTGGTGTCACCACTCTTGACGTTGTTAGGGCCAAGACTTTCTACGCTGGAAAGGCTAATGTCCCTGTTGCTG AAGTTAATGTTCCGGTGATTGGTGGTCATGCTGGGGTTACAATTCTCCCACTCTTCTCTCAG GCCACTCCTCAGGCCAACTTGTCTAATGATGTACTCACCGCTCTCACCAAGCGTACCCAAGATGGAGGTACCGAAGTCGTGGAGGCTAAAGCAGGAAAAGGTTCAGCTACATTGTCAATGGC CTATGCTGGAGCTCTATTCGCTGATGCATGCTTGAAAGGACTCAACGGAGTTCCAGACGTTGTGGAATGCTCATACGTGCAGTCCACCATCACTGAGCTTCCTTTCTTTGCCTCAAAG GTGAGGTTGGGGAAGAACGGTGTGGAGGAGGTTCTTGATTTGGGGCCACTCTCAGACTTTGAGAAACAAGGGTTGGAAGCACTGAAGCCAGAACTCAAGTCTTCCATCGAGAAGGGTGTTAAGTTTGCCAACCAATGA